A single Anatilimnocola floriformis DNA region contains:
- a CDS encoding SAM hydrolase/SAM-dependent halogenase family protein, with amino-acid sequence MLITLTTDFGVSSPYVAAMKGSLLSTNAHARIVDLTHSIAPQNIRQAAVVLADVTPFFPQGTLHLVVVDPGVGTEREIIYAEFGEQRYLAPDNGVLSYLVRYSRPNFLLKVTESRYWRTAVSNTFHGRDIFAPVAGHLLADTSPNEMGRVTNQMIWLDWPEPHLGTDSATAEVLYIDSFGNVITNLTTAMLRGWLSSAEPLIRIAGREITGLQTTYGQRGAGELIALGDSQGRLEIAVVNGNAAAQLGVEAGDSVQITRKSL; translated from the coding sequence ATGCTGATTACGCTCACTACCGACTTCGGCGTGTCGAGCCCTTACGTCGCCGCGATGAAGGGCTCGCTGTTGTCGACCAATGCCCACGCGCGAATCGTTGACCTTACTCACAGCATCGCGCCGCAGAACATTCGCCAGGCCGCGGTCGTGCTCGCCGATGTTACGCCGTTTTTTCCGCAGGGTACTCTGCATCTCGTCGTCGTCGATCCGGGCGTCGGCACCGAGCGTGAAATCATCTATGCCGAATTCGGTGAGCAGCGGTATCTCGCGCCGGACAACGGTGTGCTCAGTTACTTGGTGCGTTACTCGCGTCCGAATTTTCTATTGAAGGTCACGGAGTCGCGCTATTGGCGAACGGCGGTTAGCAATACCTTTCATGGTCGCGATATTTTTGCTCCTGTCGCCGGCCACTTGTTGGCCGATACTTCGCCGAATGAAATGGGCCGAGTGACGAACCAGATGATCTGGCTCGATTGGCCCGAACCACATCTGGGGACCGATTCGGCAACGGCCGAAGTTTTGTATATCGATTCTTTCGGCAATGTGATCACCAATCTGACAACGGCCATGCTGCGCGGTTGGCTGAGTAGCGCCGAGCCGTTGATTCGCATCGCCGGACGCGAAATCACTGGCCTGCAAACCACCTATGGCCAGCGCGGGGCCGGCGAGCTGATTGCGCTGGGCGATTCGCAGGGAAGGCTCGAAATTGCCGTGGTCAACGGCAACGCGGCAGCGCAGCTCGGCGTCGAGGCTGGCGACTCCGTGCAAATCACCCGAAAAAGTCTTTAG
- a CDS encoding SAM hydroxide adenosyltransferase, with product MPGKIEGKVVSYSEAGNLVTDIPVERLRTVPHDPSVSVICDEHQTVGLYKPDHKEPEMTLLALLSDSGFLELVIVGDSAKIMLGVRAGQPVTVQW from the coding sequence GTGCCGGGCAAGATCGAAGGCAAAGTCGTTTCGTACAGCGAGGCCGGCAACCTCGTTACCGACATTCCCGTGGAGCGACTCCGCACGGTGCCGCACGATCCGTCGGTTTCGGTCATCTGCGACGAGCATCAAACCGTCGGTCTCTACAAACCCGATCACAAAGAGCCCGAAATGACACTGCTCGCCCTGCTGAGCGACAGCGGCTTTTTGGAGCTGGTGATTGTTGGCGACAGCGCAAAGATCATGCTCGGCGTGCGCGCGGGCCAGCCCGTCACGGTGCAATGGTAA